A single Patagioenas fasciata isolate bPatFas1 chromosome 16, bPatFas1.hap1, whole genome shotgun sequence DNA region contains:
- the LOC136108301 gene encoding centrosome-associated protein CEP250-like isoform X2 encodes MAAPSQGSLRRRLQSSQEAQHRQALVVRKLQAKVLQYRTRCRELEQQVEAAGGSLPGRREATEDQSLEKALLRLEEEQQRCENLAEVNALLREQLDEAGEVNSALKEDVAKLTADWMRAREELGLKESERRREREVYDSYVRGEHQRLLSLWCQVVTFRRQFLEMKAATDRDLSELKAEHMRLSGAVLVSCSRPTSGDLEKKELQDRVLELSALLVPSQKKNEEKEKPMETPDDTVEILEAGRLEKEREVLWSKSAKEENLSLQKLIKDITEALQEELSARQDSIDSLLQQHRQQEEKCRTLQQRLEQLQEECATSSSQRQHLQSLVEALRSDCANLERTRDELQQQLEVTEQEASRLRQRNTELQLKEDSAQGDKVEQQEAMERARREQELLLKDFAALEGKHSLLQSELVVARETLEESQLQRDLLEREKHELTMALEKAEQSVAELSRTQKQLSVEIADLRAAAANMSSINEALAVEKVQLNHLVLQLEQENEVVSEKVAGLERARVCEQERLSWCERTKAELCAEKAQLEQLLQEAEEQQEGLRVQLRRLAEEKEETREQLSEVSRQQESASTGLEQLRQESSRQGLALAKVSEEKEVLVQEKAALELRLAAVERDRQGLSEQLAEARPVKETLARSLFEAQQRVSQLEIARSHLEMRLHTVTQAKDVIQVLVRSEGAGTDPSSTETPRAEGQ; translated from the exons ATGGCGGCGCCGAGCCAGGGCTCCCTGCGGCGCCGGCTGCAGAGCTCGCAGGAGGCGCAGCACCGGCAAGCGCTGGTGGTGCGGAAGCTGCAGGCGAAG GTCCTGCAGTACCGGACTCGGTGCCgagagctggagcagcaagtGGAGGCAGCAGGG GGATCCCTCCCCGGCAGGCGGGAAGCCACAGAAGACCAGAGCCTGGAGAAAGCACTGCTGCGGCTGgaagaggagcagcaaag GTGTGAGAACCTGGCAGAAGTGAACGCTCTCCTGCGGGAGCAGCTCGATGAAGCCGGTGAGGTTAATTCAGCCCTCAAAGAAGATGTTGCAAAACTGACGGCGGATTGGATGAGGGCCCGGGAGGAGCTGGGGTTGAAGGAGAGTGAACGGCGCCGTGAGCGCGAG GTGTATGACAGCTACGTCAGGGGTGAACACCAGCGTCTCCTCAGCCTGTGGTGCCAGGTGGTGACCTTCCGCCGTCAGTTCCTGGAGATGAAGGCTGCCACTGACCG AGATTTGTCTGAGCTGAAGGCAGAGCACATGAGGCTTTCTGGAGCTGTGCTTGTGAGCTGCTCCCGTCCAACCTCTGgcgacctggagaagaaggagcttCAGGACAG GGTGCTGGAGCTCTCGGCCTTGCTTGTACCCTCCCAGAAGAAgaatgaggagaaggagaagcccATGGAAACACCTGACGACACCGTGGAGATTCTG GAAGCTGGTCGGTTAGAGAAAGAACGTGAAGTTCTGTGGAGTAAAAGTGCCAAAGAGGAGAACCTGTCcctgcaaaagctgataaaagatATAACTGag GCCCTACAAGAagagctttctgccaggcagGACTCCATCGattccctgctgcagcagcacaggcagcaggaagagaagtgcaggacgctgcagcagaggcttgagcagctgcaggaggaatgCGCCACGTCCAGCAGCCAGCGGCAGCACCTCCAGTCTCTGGTGGAAGCGCTCAGAAG TGACTGTGCCAACCTGGAGAGAACCAGGGACGagctacagcagcagctggaagtaaCGGAGCAAGAAGCCTCGCGTCTGCGTCAAAGGAACACggagctgcagctgaaggaagACTCAGCCCAGGGGGACAAGGTGGAGCAGCAAGAGGCGATGGAGAGAGCGCGTcgtgagcaggagctgct gctgaAGGACTTTGCTGCGCTCGAAGGAAAACATTCATTATTGCAGAGTGAGCTGGTAGTGGCGAGAGAGACGCTGGAGGAGTCGCAGCTTCAGAGGGATCTGCTGGAGCGAGAGAAACACGAGCTGACCATGGCCCTGGAGAAG GCCGAGCAGTCGGTGGCAGAGTTGAGCAGGACTCAGAAGCAGCTGAGTGTAGAAATAGCTGATCTCCGTGCTGCAGCAGCCAACATGAGCAGTATCAATGAAGCTCTTGCAGTGGAGAAAGTGCAGCTGAACCACCTTGTGCTGCAG CTGGAGCAAGAGAATGAGGTTGTGTCAGAGAAAgtggccgggctggagagagcaagagtctgtgagcaggagcggctgagctggtgtgaaagaaccaaggcagagctctgtgcagagaaagcccagctggagcagctgctgcaggaagcagaggagcagcaggaggggctgcgggtgcagctgaggagactggcagaggagaaggaagaaacccGAGAGCAGCTCAGTGAG GTGTCCCGGCAGCAAGAGTCGGCCAGCACTGGTCTGGAGCAGTTGCGCCAGGAGTCCTCTCGCCAAGGGCTCGCCCTGGCCAAGGTGTCCGAAGAgaaggaggtgctggtgcaggagaaggctgccctggagctgcgCCTGGCAGCCGTGGAGCGGGACAGACAAGGCCTTTCCGAGCAGCTGGCAGAGGCCAG GCCGGTGAAGGAGACCCTGGCGCGCAGCCTGTTTGAGGCTCAGCAGCGCGTATCTCAGCTGGAGATCGCCCGGAGTCACCTGGAGATGCGGCTTCACACCGTCACGCAGGCCAAGGACGTGATACAAG TGCTTGTGAGGAGTGAAGGAGCTGGAACAGACCCCTCCAGCACTGAAACTCCAAGGGCTGAAGGTCAGTAA
- the LOC136108301 gene encoding centrosome-associated protein CEP250-like isoform X1, with amino-acid sequence MAAPSQGSLRRRLQSSQEAQHRQALVVRKLQAKVLQYRTRCRELEQQVEAAGGSLPGRREATEDQSLEKALLRLEEEQQRCENLAEVNALLREQLDEAGEVNSALKEDVAKLTADWMRAREELGLKESERRREREVYDSYVRGEHQRLLSLWCQVVTFRRQFLEMKAATDRDLSELKAEHMRLSGAVLVSCSRPTSGDLEKKELQDRVLELSALLVPSQKKNEEKEKPMETPDDTVEILEAGRLEKEREVLWSKSAKEENLSLQKLIKDITEALQEELSARQDSIDSLLQQHRQQEEKCRTLQQRLEQLQEECATSSSQRQHLQSLVEALRSDCANLERTRDELQQQLEVTEQEASRLRQRNTELQLKEDSAQGDKVEQQEAMERARREQELLLKDFAALEGKHSLLQSELVVARETLEESQLQRDLLEREKHELTMALEKAEQSVAELSRTQKQLSVEIADLRAAAANMSSINEALAVEKVQLNHLVLQLEQENEVVSEKVAGLERARVCEQERLSWCERTKAELCAEKAQLEQLLQEAEEQQEGLRVQLRRLAEEKEETREQLSEVSRQQESASTGLEQLRQESSRQGLALAKVSEEKEVLVQEKAALELRLAAVERDRQGLSEQLAEARPVKETLARSLFEAQQRVSQLEIARSHLEMRLHTVTQAKDVIQGEVKCLQRELEAERSLLRQERENAAQQLLRRERQHDDALRLRQSDHEAETQRLLQDLQAAAEGEQLSWLSEKRRLSQRLECLQGAVARLELEKTELKQYNAELRRTLEQVERERRRLKRCCRGRSLPDACALSLSDQRKVPASRQVALLETQLVQEPK; translated from the exons ATGGCGGCGCCGAGCCAGGGCTCCCTGCGGCGCCGGCTGCAGAGCTCGCAGGAGGCGCAGCACCGGCAAGCGCTGGTGGTGCGGAAGCTGCAGGCGAAG GTCCTGCAGTACCGGACTCGGTGCCgagagctggagcagcaagtGGAGGCAGCAGGG GGATCCCTCCCCGGCAGGCGGGAAGCCACAGAAGACCAGAGCCTGGAGAAAGCACTGCTGCGGCTGgaagaggagcagcaaag GTGTGAGAACCTGGCAGAAGTGAACGCTCTCCTGCGGGAGCAGCTCGATGAAGCCGGTGAGGTTAATTCAGCCCTCAAAGAAGATGTTGCAAAACTGACGGCGGATTGGATGAGGGCCCGGGAGGAGCTGGGGTTGAAGGAGAGTGAACGGCGCCGTGAGCGCGAG GTGTATGACAGCTACGTCAGGGGTGAACACCAGCGTCTCCTCAGCCTGTGGTGCCAGGTGGTGACCTTCCGCCGTCAGTTCCTGGAGATGAAGGCTGCCACTGACCG AGATTTGTCTGAGCTGAAGGCAGAGCACATGAGGCTTTCTGGAGCTGTGCTTGTGAGCTGCTCCCGTCCAACCTCTGgcgacctggagaagaaggagcttCAGGACAG GGTGCTGGAGCTCTCGGCCTTGCTTGTACCCTCCCAGAAGAAgaatgaggagaaggagaagcccATGGAAACACCTGACGACACCGTGGAGATTCTG GAAGCTGGTCGGTTAGAGAAAGAACGTGAAGTTCTGTGGAGTAAAAGTGCCAAAGAGGAGAACCTGTCcctgcaaaagctgataaaagatATAACTGag GCCCTACAAGAagagctttctgccaggcagGACTCCATCGattccctgctgcagcagcacaggcagcaggaagagaagtgcaggacgctgcagcagaggcttgagcagctgcaggaggaatgCGCCACGTCCAGCAGCCAGCGGCAGCACCTCCAGTCTCTGGTGGAAGCGCTCAGAAG TGACTGTGCCAACCTGGAGAGAACCAGGGACGagctacagcagcagctggaagtaaCGGAGCAAGAAGCCTCGCGTCTGCGTCAAAGGAACACggagctgcagctgaaggaagACTCAGCCCAGGGGGACAAGGTGGAGCAGCAAGAGGCGATGGAGAGAGCGCGTcgtgagcaggagctgct gctgaAGGACTTTGCTGCGCTCGAAGGAAAACATTCATTATTGCAGAGTGAGCTGGTAGTGGCGAGAGAGACGCTGGAGGAGTCGCAGCTTCAGAGGGATCTGCTGGAGCGAGAGAAACACGAGCTGACCATGGCCCTGGAGAAG GCCGAGCAGTCGGTGGCAGAGTTGAGCAGGACTCAGAAGCAGCTGAGTGTAGAAATAGCTGATCTCCGTGCTGCAGCAGCCAACATGAGCAGTATCAATGAAGCTCTTGCAGTGGAGAAAGTGCAGCTGAACCACCTTGTGCTGCAG CTGGAGCAAGAGAATGAGGTTGTGTCAGAGAAAgtggccgggctggagagagcaagagtctgtgagcaggagcggctgagctggtgtgaaagaaccaaggcagagctctgtgcagagaaagcccagctggagcagctgctgcaggaagcagaggagcagcaggaggggctgcgggtgcagctgaggagactggcagaggagaaggaagaaacccGAGAGCAGCTCAGTGAG GTGTCCCGGCAGCAAGAGTCGGCCAGCACTGGTCTGGAGCAGTTGCGCCAGGAGTCCTCTCGCCAAGGGCTCGCCCTGGCCAAGGTGTCCGAAGAgaaggaggtgctggtgcaggagaaggctgccctggagctgcgCCTGGCAGCCGTGGAGCGGGACAGACAAGGCCTTTCCGAGCAGCTGGCAGAGGCCAG GCCGGTGAAGGAGACCCTGGCGCGCAGCCTGTTTGAGGCTCAGCAGCGCGTATCTCAGCTGGAGATCGCCCGGAGTCACCTGGAGATGCGGCTTCACACCGTCACGCAGGCCAAGGACGTGATACAAG GGGAAGTGAAGTGTCTTCAACGTGAGCTGGAAGCAGAGAGATCTCTCCTGAGGCAGGAGCGGGAGAACGCGGCACAACAGCTCTTGCGGAGAGAACGGCAGCATGACGATGCCCTCAGACTTCGGCAGAGCGACCACGAAGCAGAAACACAGAGGCTCCTGCAAGACCTG caggctgctgcagaaggggagcagctctcctggctctCAGAGAAGAGACGCCTGTCGCAGCGgctggaatgtctgcagggagcagTTGCAAGGCTGGAACTGGAGAAGACGGAGCTGAAGCAGTACAACGCTGAGCTCAGGAGGACCCTGGAGCAG GTGGAACGTGAACGGAGGAGGCTGAAGAGATGTTGCCGTGGTCGGTCGCTGCCAGATGCGTGCGCATTGTCTCTCTCTGACCAGCGGAAGGTGCCGGCTTCCAGACAG